Proteins from a genomic interval of Chitinophagales bacterium:
- a CDS encoding SUMF1/EgtB/PvdO family nonheme iron enzyme, with product MKRFALGCALILLVCVNFSCQRSKQVNDTGQVMGVLDRPDWDHINPHGMAYIPSGTFHTGPSDQDVNNSLVQRSKSKSIQGFYMDETEITNNEYREFVYYVRDSIGHTLLGHFDETDSGDQKLDWTYDIDWSPDSEDAGALERMYYQGDDQFWGRKDLNTTELVFEYDWYDWKAAAKTANRNQARSSFIKTEKASIYPDTLAWVHDFSYSYNEPMTRNYFSHPAFDDYPVVGVNWNQAAAFCAWRTKFWNDHANVETMSEEFRLPFEHEWEYAARGGLENAPYPWGGPYVRNQRGCLLANFKPGRGNYPEDGGFYTVRADSYHPNDYGLYNMSGNVSEWTSTAFYENAYSFDHDMNPDIRYDVKEEDTPTMRRKVIRGGSWKDIAYYIQTGTRHWEYQDTAKSYIGFRSTLTFLGRSVDDKY from the coding sequence ATGAAAAGATTTGCATTAGGCTGTGCTTTAATATTACTTGTATGCGTTAACTTTAGTTGCCAACGCTCCAAGCAAGTGAATGATACTGGGCAGGTAATGGGGGTTTTAGACAGACCCGACTGGGACCATATTAATCCTCATGGTATGGCTTACATTCCTTCAGGAACATTCCATACTGGACCGAGTGATCAAGATGTCAATAACTCGCTCGTTCAAAGAAGTAAGTCCAAATCTATCCAAGGATTTTACATGGACGAGACCGAAATTACCAATAATGAATACCGTGAGTTCGTGTACTATGTACGTGACTCTATTGGACACACACTTTTGGGTCACTTTGATGAAACAGACAGTGGTGATCAAAAACTTGATTGGACTTACGACATTGACTGGTCGCCCGATTCAGAAGATGCTGGTGCATTGGAAAGAATGTACTATCAAGGAGACGATCAATTCTGGGGAAGAAAAGATTTGAATACCACTGAATTGGTCTTTGAATATGATTGGTACGATTGGAAAGCAGCTGCAAAAACTGCTAATAGAAATCAAGCAAGAAGTTCTTTCATTAAAACAGAAAAAGCTTCTATCTATCCCGATACTTTGGCTTGGGTACATGATTTCTCTTATTCTTACAATGAGCCAATGACTCGTAATTACTTCTCTCACCCTGCTTTTGACGATTATCCTGTAGTGGGAGTAAACTGGAATCAAGCAGCGGCTTTCTGTGCATGGAGAACCAAATTCTGGAATGACCATGCTAATGTAGAAACCATGAGTGAAGAATTCCGTCTTCCTTTTGAACATGAATGGGAATATGCTGCAAGAGGTGGCTTGGAAAATGCTCCTTACCCTTGGGGTGGACCTTATGTGAGAAACCAAAGAGGTTGTTTGTTGGCTAACTTCAAACCTGGTAGAGGTAACTACCCTGAAGATGGTGGTTTCTACACTGTTCGTGCAGACTCTTACCACCCAAATGATTATGGTCTATACAATATGTCAGGAAACGTATCGGAGTGGACTTCAACCGCTTTCTACGAAAATGCCTACTCTTTTGACCATGACATGAACCCTGATATTCGTTACGACGTAAAAGAAGAAGATACTCCTACAATGAGAAGAAAAGTAATCAGAGGCGGTTCTTGGAAAGACATCGCTTATTACATACAAACAGGTACTCGTCACTGGGAATATCAAGATACTGCAAAATCATACATTGGCTTCCGTTCGACTTTGACCTTCCTCGGACGTTCTGTCGATGATAAATATTAA
- a CDS encoding type IX secretion system membrane protein PorP/SprF → MLLVSWFCCATVSRAQQFTQLTQYMNNRLTYNPAYAGSKEDVNVEAGIRMQWLGIEGSPMTQVVGVHLPVAGIKSGIGLNIVNDLLGAERNTGLMLSYAYRAKIGARANLAIGFSIGGIQKSINGNKLRSPSGDYIGGIDHQDDFIPLGVASGIAPDAGFGIYLQSDKLTIGLSAQNLLEPTIDFSTPSGENYGIGFNRHFFLFSAYEMEIGNIVLYPSLLLKSDLVKLQGEISAIAAFGDIFKGGLAFRGLEPDSFDAVSILAGIDISRQLTLMYSYDFTLSTLRNASSGSHELSVNYKIQNILPTKKGKAIYTPRFL, encoded by the coding sequence TTGTTACTCGTAAGTTGGTTCTGTTGTGCTACGGTGAGTCGAGCTCAACAATTTACACAACTCACTCAGTATATGAACAACCGCTTGACTTATAATCCTGCTTATGCTGGAAGTAAGGAGGATGTGAATGTAGAGGCGGGAATTAGAATGCAATGGTTGGGCATTGAAGGAAGTCCTATGACACAAGTGGTAGGAGTACATTTGCCTGTTGCAGGGATAAAAAGTGGAATTGGATTAAACATTGTCAATGATTTGCTTGGGGCAGAACGCAACACAGGCTTGATGCTTTCGTATGCTTATCGAGCTAAAATAGGGGCGAGAGCTAACCTTGCGATTGGCTTTAGTATAGGAGGAATTCAAAAAAGTATAAATGGGAATAAACTCCGTTCTCCAAGTGGAGATTATATTGGTGGAATTGATCACCAAGATGATTTCATTCCTTTGGGAGTAGCATCGGGAATTGCGCCTGATGCAGGGTTTGGTATTTATTTGCAGTCTGATAAGTTGACTATCGGCTTGTCTGCTCAAAATCTATTAGAACCTACAATCGACTTTAGTACGCCTTCTGGAGAAAATTATGGAATTGGTTTCAACCGTCATTTTTTCTTATTTAGTGCTTATGAAATGGAGATAGGCAATATAGTTTTGTATCCCTCGTTATTGCTAAAGTCTGATTTGGTGAAATTGCAAGGAGAGATAAGTGCTATCGCTGCCTTTGGAGATATTTTTAAAGGTGGATTAGCATTTCGGGGACTCGAACCTGACTCATTCGATGCTGTTTCTATATTAGCTGGAATTGATATTAGTCGTCAACTAACACTTATGTATTCCTACGATTTTACCCTATCTACCCTAAGAAATGCCAGTTCTGGCTCACATGAATTATCGGTGAACTATAAGATTCAAAATATACTTCCGACAAAAAAAGGAAAGGCGATATATACACCGAGATTTTTGTAA
- the gldM gene encoding gliding motility protein GldM, whose product MSIPKEPRQQMINIMYLVLIALLALNVSAEILNAFKLLREGIQTSEAALNTKVNNTMEAFKIKVDKEKRGQEFLDAAGKARAYSAQFREYINSIDAKLVQEVGIEEETGELAKKDDLDTPNRMFVEEGLGMQLHDTIQSYRDKFLNLLTKEEDRKAAEPSITLQVNKLPDDVANGPRKVDWGTYTFGSIPALAVRTLLSKYSNDAVASEAALVDLLFSKVSEETILFDKFKVAAIPNSTKLITGEDFEAKIYLAATSSMSRPTISAGGRGLPLDADGMAVYKTKTTSVGKQTLNISITTKTGTGETKTYTDKVEYEVVNPPDHVAVVSADKMNVFYIGVDNPVSASITGIRKDQTQVSMTGGTIKGNGGSYTVRVNSPGEATVNVSGPKATGGTYSGGVKFRVKRIPDPTAKLGKNAGGGMKSGEMRAQRGVLAILEDFDFDARFDVLGFEMTYAKLREDLQVISNQGAAFNGSAQALISKASVGDIYYFDNIRVKGPDGTTRKLPTMSFKII is encoded by the coding sequence ATGTCTATTCCAAAGGAACCCCGGCAGCAGATGATCAACATCATGTACTTGGTGCTGATTGCGCTGTTAGCACTCAACGTGTCCGCCGAAATCCTTAATGCCTTCAAATTATTGAGAGAAGGTATTCAAACCTCTGAAGCTGCCTTGAATACGAAAGTGAACAATACTATGGAAGCTTTCAAAATTAAAGTAGATAAAGAAAAAAGAGGTCAAGAATTCTTAGATGCAGCAGGTAAAGCTCGTGCTTATTCTGCTCAATTCAGAGAATACATCAATTCGATTGATGCCAAACTTGTACAAGAAGTTGGTATAGAGGAAGAAACAGGTGAACTTGCGAAAAAAGACGATTTGGATACACCAAATCGAATGTTTGTAGAAGAGGGATTGGGTATGCAACTGCATGATACGATTCAATCTTATCGTGATAAATTTCTAAACCTTCTTACAAAAGAAGAAGATAGAAAAGCCGCAGAACCGAGTATTACATTACAAGTAAACAAACTTCCTGATGATGTGGCAAATGGTCCTCGCAAGGTAGATTGGGGTACTTATACATTCGGTTCTATTCCTGCTTTAGCAGTAAGAACACTTTTGAGTAAGTATAGTAATGATGCCGTTGCGAGTGAAGCTGCACTTGTAGATCTCTTGTTCAGCAAGGTGAGTGAAGAAACAATTCTATTTGACAAGTTCAAAGTAGCTGCGATTCCTAACTCTACTAAACTGATAACTGGCGAAGACTTCGAAGCGAAGATTTATTTGGCGGCAACAAGTTCTATGTCTCGCCCGACTATTAGTGCAGGTGGCAGAGGGCTTCCTCTTGATGCAGATGGTATGGCTGTTTACAAAACAAAAACAACTTCGGTTGGTAAACAAACTTTGAACATCAGCATTACAACTAAAACAGGTACTGGTGAAACGAAGACGTACACTGACAAAGTGGAATACGAGGTGGTAAACCCACCTGATCACGTTGCAGTTGTTTCTGCTGACAAGATGAATGTATTCTACATTGGTGTGGATAACCCTGTTTCTGCTTCCATCACAGGTATTCGTAAAGACCAAACACAGGTTTCTATGACAGGTGGTACGATAAAAGGAAACGGCGGAAGTTATACTGTTAGAGTAAATTCTCCTGGGGAAGCTACTGTAAATGTATCAGGGCCTAAGGCAACAGGTGGAACTTATTCAGGAGGAGTTAAATTCCGTGTAAAACGTATTCCTGATCCTACTGCAAAATTAGGCAAGAACGCTGGTGGTGGTATGAAATCTGGTGAGATGCGTGCACAACGTGGAGTTTTGGCTATCTTAGAAGATTTCGATTTTGATGCTCGTTTTGACGTGTTGGGTTTTGAGATGACCTATGCAAAACTTCGTGAAGATTTGCAGGTAATCAGCAATCAAGGAGCTGCCTTCAATGGCTCTGCACAGGCATTGATTAGCAAAGCAAGTGTCGGAGATATTTACTACTTCGACAATATTCGAGTAAAAGGTCCAGACGGAACTACTCGTAAACTACCAACGATGTCTTTCAAGATTATTTAA
- the gldL gene encoding gliding motility protein GldL, protein MAWYHSQGFQRFKNWWIGFGAGMIILGAMFKILHWKGANEVLMFSMIWEASIFFLQGFLPPHKEYFWEKLYPGLDDHKAKVNAISSTAAPVDNVTAELNRQLDESGVNQNLIKRLGGHLGELGKNLASLTDVTSTTGATSEYSKSAKAAAESLGKVKLAYDKAAGVAGELEIATEHTRKYQEQVSAVSKNLAALNAVYELELQDTNNHLKAMNKFYGNLTNAIENLNESVEDTKKYKTQMAGLAQNLSSLNTVYGNMLSAMSMGAKGK, encoded by the coding sequence ATGGCTTGGTATCATTCTCAAGGCTTTCAAAGATTCAAAAACTGGTGGATTGGTTTTGGAGCTGGTATGATTATTCTCGGAGCAATGTTCAAGATTCTGCACTGGAAAGGTGCGAACGAAGTATTGATGTTCTCAATGATTTGGGAAGCTTCAATTTTCTTCCTTCAAGGTTTCTTGCCTCCTCACAAGGAGTATTTCTGGGAAAAATTGTATCCAGGTTTGGACGACCACAAAGCAAAAGTAAATGCGATTTCTTCTACAGCTGCGCCTGTAGATAATGTAACAGCAGAACTTAACAGACAACTAGACGAAAGTGGTGTAAACCAAAACCTTATCAAAAGATTGGGCGGTCATCTAGGTGAGTTAGGTAAAAACCTTGCTTCTCTAACAGACGTAACAAGCACAACAGGTGCAACAAGTGAGTATTCTAAAAGTGCGAAGGCAGCTGCGGAATCTCTTGGTAAAGTGAAATTGGCTTATGATAAAGCTGCCGGGGTAGCTGGTGAGTTAGAAATAGCTACTGAACATACCCGTAAATACCAAGAACAAGTTTCAGCGGTTTCTAAAAACCTTGCAGCATTGAACGCAGTGTACGAATTGGAGTTGCAAGACACCAATAATCACTTGAAAGCAATGAACAAATTCTATGGCAACCTAACCAATGCGATTGAAAATCTTAACGAATCTGTAGAAGATACGAAGAAATACAAAACGCAAATGGCTGGATTGGCTCAGAACTTGAGTTCATTGAACACCGTATATGGCAACATGCTTTCTGCAATGTCAATGGGTGCTAAAGGCAAATAG